One Candidatus Edwardsbacteria bacterium genomic window carries:
- a CDS encoding DUF333 domain-containing protein, with amino-acid sequence MRSIFWIVFIIVIVGTGYWLWNTDRQSGGDAVDNSGQLANPASVYCLDQGGTLNMSEDEMGTQGFCVFPDGIACEEWAFFRGEACQDKVKSSPQQTVGEETDASRDELLANPLESLPF; translated from the coding sequence ATGAGATCAATATTTTGGATAGTATTTATTATCGTTATTGTCGGCACTGGTTATTGGCTATGGAATACGGACCGACAAAGCGGGGGAGACGCGGTAGATAATAGCGGTCAGTTGGCCAACCCTGCATCAGTTTACTGCCTCGACCAAGGAGGCACGCTGAACATGAGTGAGGATGAAATGGGCACTCAGGGTTTTTGCGTATTCCCTGATGGCATCGCCTGTGAAGAATGGGCCTTCTTCCGCGGAGAGGCCTGCCAGGACAAAGTTAAATCCTCTCCACAACAGACGGTTGGTGAAGAGACAGACGCTAGTAGAGACGAATTACTGGCTAATCCTCTAGAGAGTCTGCCATTCTAG